In one Mastacembelus armatus chromosome 19, fMasArm1.2, whole genome shotgun sequence genomic region, the following are encoded:
- the LOC113135555 gene encoding DNA-directed RNA polymerase III subunit RPC4 — protein sequence MSDSDVPGSSGLSSGTGLSFTAGRALPDRVRSLPPAAPLGRLTSLRTRDLTLGGPFKKPKKTFEPNVHTVRKSKDELKEKIHVVPKKERRQRDERRRESRGRRRETPQTIQSHSIFEQGPADTLRKPGCRGATDLHDSTAAPVCKLLKKETKQLEKEEDVILSKLQMDNFINDPGLRNDAKLKPIQLPLRQFNMSQMLTTKCPDNPPLFRPLVSGAQSKAGHSKTELPKPEQPRLVDLLQDLSLSGREELFFMQLPDCMPCRVSEQKANLEVRSTTEKPAKKEGKPEVKRPAHPLAQEPVVKEGCPVLSQFPEGFLGKLQIRKSGKLELKLGDIVMDVCEGAAFSFLQELVSVHLSDGTTGNMMVLGNVCHKLVVSPDFQALLRQRGTQQQPGP from the exons ATGAGCGACTCGGATGTTCCCGGCTCCTCCGGCCTAAGCAGCGGGACCGGGCTGAGTTTCACCGCGGGCAGAGCGCTGCCAGACCGCGTCAGAAGTTTGCCCCCCGCTGCTCCACTTGGAAGACTGACGTCCCTCAGGACCAGGGACCTGACACTGGGGGGACCGTTCAAAAAGCCAAAG aaaacttttgAACCAAATGTCCACACTGTGAGGAAAAGCAAAGATGA GTTGAAGGAAAAGATCCATGTGGTTCcaaaaaaggagagaagacagagggatgagaggaggagggagagcagagggaggaggagagagacgCCTCAGACCATACAGTCACATTCCATCTTTGAACAGGGTCCTGCTGACACTCTACGCAAACCAG GCTGCCGTGGTGCCACAGACCTGCATGACTCTACTGCCGCCCCTGTCTGTAAACTGCTGAAGAAGGAGACCAAACAGTTAGAGAAGGAAGAAGATGTCATACTCAGTAAACTGCAGATGGATAAT TTCATAAATGATCCAGGCCTGAGGAACGATGCCAAGCTGAAACCCATCCAGCTGCCTCTGCGTCAGTTCAACATGAGCCAGATGCTGACaacaaaat GTCCAGATAACCCTCCTCTGTTCAGACCTCTGGTCTCTGGAGCTCAAAGTAAAGCTGGCCACAGTAAGACGGAGCTGCCCAAACCAGAGCAGCCACGTCTGGTAGACCTGCTGCAAgatctctctctgtctggcaGAGAGGAGCTCTTCTTCATGCAATTACCTGACTGTATGCCATGCAGAGTATCTGAACAGAAGGCCAACCTTGAGGTCAGGTCTACAACAGAGAAACCTGCAAAGAAGGAAGGCAAGCCTGAAGTCAAGAGGCCTGCTCATCCACTAGCACAA GAGCCTGTTGTGAAGGAAGGCTGTCCAGTGCTGTCACAATTCCCAGAAGGATTTCTGGGTAAACTTCAGATTAGGAAGTCAGGAAAGTTGGAACTGAAGCTGGGTGATATTGTGATGGATGTCTGTGAAGGAGCTGCATTCTCCTTCTTGCAG GAATTGGTGTCTGTGCATCTCTCAGATGGGACAACTGGAAACATGATGGTGTTGGGAAACGTTTGCCACAAACTGGTCGTATCCCCTGATTTCCAAGCTTTACTGAGACAACGTGGAACACAGCAGCAACCAGGACCCTGA
- the tfam gene encoding transcription factor A, mitochondrial isoform X2: protein MAPFSLMTASVSLLAKSFSVVSCTGSLARCTSVLPAAYISPAKCLTSQASGPPKRPLNGYMRYVLQQQPVMSKQNPEIKSVDIVRKIAQQWRMMSPEQKQPFEEASVKAREQFKVDFQHYQAQLTPAQVQQQAQERKQRMAKRRAIRKKRELTNLGKPKRPRSPFNIFMSEHFEEARGATTQAKMKSLLEDWRNLFSHQKQVYTQLAEDDKIRYKNEMKAWEDHMVEIGREDLIRDQTLSTKKKPAAQTPTAKKETKKAKAKAVKKATATGKSKSTRKTTKGSTTKNVRTTKKT, encoded by the exons ATGGCTCCGTTCAGCCTAATGACAGCAAGTGTTAGCCTGCTGGCTAAGTCCTTCAGTGTCGTGTCGTGCACGGGCAGCCTGGCAAG GTGTACCAGTGTCCTCCCTGCTGCATACATAAGCCCAGCCAAGTGTCTGACCTCTCAGGCCAGCGGCCCACCAAAGAGACCTCTGAATGGATACATGAGATatgttctgcagcagcagccagttaTGAGCAAACAAAACCCAG AAATCAAATCAGTGGATATTGTGAGGAAGATTGCCCAACAGTGGAGAATGATGAGCCCAGAACAGAAACag CCATTTGAGGAGGCCTCTGTGAAGGCCAGGGAGCAGTTTAAAGTGGATTTCCAGCACTACCAGGCCCAGCTGACACCAGCGCAGGTCCAGCAACAAGCTcaggagaggaagcagagaatGGCCAAGAGGCGGGCAATCCGCAAGAAGAGG GAGTTAACCAACCTAGGGAAGCCAAAACGCCCTCGTTCTCCTTTCAACATCTTCATGTCAGAGCACTTTGAAGAGGCCAGAGGGGCTACCACACAG GCAAAGATGAAGTCACTGTTGGAGGACTGGAGGAATCTGTTCAGCCATCAGAAACAG GTGTACACACAGCTGGCTGAGGATGACAAAATCCGCTATAAGAATGAAATGAAGGCATGGGAGGACCACATGGTGGAGATTGGTCGAGAAGACCTGATTCGAGATCAGACCTTGTCTACTAAGAAAAAACCTGCTGCCCAGACTCCAACagccaaaaaagaaacaaagaaggcTAAAGCTAAAGCAGTGAAGAAGGCCACTGCCACAGGGAAGTCAAAATCCACCAGGAAGACAACAAAAGGCAGCACCACAAAAAATGTCAGGACTACTAAGAAGACATAg
- the tfam gene encoding transcription factor A, mitochondrial isoform X1 codes for MAPFSLMTASVSLLAKSFSVVSCTGSLASRCTSVLPAAYISPAKCLTSQASGPPKRPLNGYMRYVLQQQPVMSKQNPEIKSVDIVRKIAQQWRMMSPEQKQPFEEASVKAREQFKVDFQHYQAQLTPAQVQQQAQERKQRMAKRRAIRKKRELTNLGKPKRPRSPFNIFMSEHFEEARGATTQAKMKSLLEDWRNLFSHQKQVYTQLAEDDKIRYKNEMKAWEDHMVEIGREDLIRDQTLSTKKKPAAQTPTAKKETKKAKAKAVKKATATGKSKSTRKTTKGSTTKNVRTTKKT; via the exons ATGGCTCCGTTCAGCCTAATGACAGCAAGTGTTAGCCTGCTGGCTAAGTCCTTCAGTGTCGTGTCGTGCACGGGCAGCCTGGCAAG CAGGTGTACCAGTGTCCTCCCTGCTGCATACATAAGCCCAGCCAAGTGTCTGACCTCTCAGGCCAGCGGCCCACCAAAGAGACCTCTGAATGGATACATGAGATatgttctgcagcagcagccagttaTGAGCAAACAAAACCCAG AAATCAAATCAGTGGATATTGTGAGGAAGATTGCCCAACAGTGGAGAATGATGAGCCCAGAACAGAAACag CCATTTGAGGAGGCCTCTGTGAAGGCCAGGGAGCAGTTTAAAGTGGATTTCCAGCACTACCAGGCCCAGCTGACACCAGCGCAGGTCCAGCAACAAGCTcaggagaggaagcagagaatGGCCAAGAGGCGGGCAATCCGCAAGAAGAGG GAGTTAACCAACCTAGGGAAGCCAAAACGCCCTCGTTCTCCTTTCAACATCTTCATGTCAGAGCACTTTGAAGAGGCCAGAGGGGCTACCACACAG GCAAAGATGAAGTCACTGTTGGAGGACTGGAGGAATCTGTTCAGCCATCAGAAACAG GTGTACACACAGCTGGCTGAGGATGACAAAATCCGCTATAAGAATGAAATGAAGGCATGGGAGGACCACATGGTGGAGATTGGTCGAGAAGACCTGATTCGAGATCAGACCTTGTCTACTAAGAAAAAACCTGCTGCCCAGACTCCAACagccaaaaaagaaacaaagaaggcTAAAGCTAAAGCAGTGAAGAAGGCCACTGCCACAGGGAAGTCAAAATCCACCAGGAAGACAACAAAAGGCAGCACCACAAAAAATGTCAGGACTACTAAGAAGACATAg
- the ube2d1b gene encoding ubiquitin-conjugating enzyme E2 D1b isoform X2, whose product MGPGDSPYQGGVFFLTIHFPTDYPFKPPKVAFTTKIYHPNINSNGSICLDILRSQWSPALTVSKVLLSICSLLCDPNPDDPLVPDIAHIYKNDKEKYNKLAKEWTQKYAM is encoded by the exons ATGGGTCCG GGTGACAGTCCTTACCAAGGAGGAGTTTTCTTTCTCACAATCCATTTCCCTACTGACTACCCATTCAAACCACCAAAG GTAGCATTTACAACAAAGATTTATCATCCAAATATCAACAGCAATGGCAGTATCTGTTTGGACATTCTACGATCACAGTGGTCTCCAGCACTAACAGTGTCTAAAG TTTTATTGTCCATATGTTCATTGCTTTGTGATCCAAACCCAGATGACCCCTTAGTTCCAGACATTGCACACATCTACAagaatgacaaagaaaa atACAACAAACTAGCAAAAGAATGGACCCAAAAGTATGccatgtaa
- the ube2d1b gene encoding ubiquitin-conjugating enzyme E2 D1b isoform X1, which produces MALKRIQKELQDLQRDPPAQCSAGPVGDDLFHWQATIMGPGDSPYQGGVFFLTIHFPTDYPFKPPKVAFTTKIYHPNINSNGSICLDILRSQWSPALTVSKVLLSICSLLCDPNPDDPLVPDIAHIYKNDKEKYNKLAKEWTQKYAM; this is translated from the exons GAGCTCCAGGACCTACAGAGAGACCCTCCAGCTCAGTGCTCAGCTGGACCAGTGGGGGATGACT TGTTTCATTGGCAGGCGACCATAATGGGTCCG GGTGACAGTCCTTACCAAGGAGGAGTTTTCTTTCTCACAATCCATTTCCCTACTGACTACCCATTCAAACCACCAAAG GTAGCATTTACAACAAAGATTTATCATCCAAATATCAACAGCAATGGCAGTATCTGTTTGGACATTCTACGATCACAGTGGTCTCCAGCACTAACAGTGTCTAAAG TTTTATTGTCCATATGTTCATTGCTTTGTGATCCAAACCCAGATGACCCCTTAGTTCCAGACATTGCACACATCTACAagaatgacaaagaaaa atACAACAAACTAGCAAAAGAATGGACCCAAAAGTATGccatgtaa